GGCCCGTCAAGGCGCAGCAACCGCAGAAAGGCCGCGCGGCCCGCCCGGACAGGCGACGAAAACGGGGGACCGGCGATGGCGGCAGGTGGGACAAAGGGGGGACGCACGGCCCACCCGCGCCCACTGTTTTGCCCCGCAGTGGGAGACGCCTTCTAAAAAAACCGGAATTCCTGCCCCGATAGACCGTTGACGTTCCGGATACCATCTGTATTACTGACCGCACGACAGAACGTGTATCGACCACTTGGCGCGCACGTTCCGGCAAGCGCCGCGCGCGCAGGCATCACCCTGCCGCTTCCGCATCTGGCTCGTGGCGCCTGCCGCCCTGCACCAGTACGGTTCCGCTTGTCTGTCCATCGTGCCCGCGCCCACTCGCGCCCCACGGAGAACGCCATGCCCCGCAAGGTCAAATCGGTCCGCGTGCCGGAAGAGCTTTCGGCCATCGACCTTTCCGGCATCATCGCCGAATGCGAAAAGTACCTGCGCGACCTGGAATCAGTCGCCATGCTCAACCAGCAGGGCGAACGCGAGGCGGCAGAAGCATTACTGCGCGCCCGCCAGTCCGACCTTGGCCGCCGCGTGGGCATGAAGGTGTGGGAGGCCCGCAAGCAGGCCGCGCTGGAGCGGCTGCAAAAGGGCCAGAACGCGCAGGCCGCCGAATCGGCCTGATTTCGCAACACCCGTTTTTCGGTCAGTCTCGCCCGCCTTCCACCGGGACCGCCCGGCTATTTCCCCACCACCGCCATCTCGCACCCGATGTCCACCCCCGCCATGCCCACCAGGGCGCGGTGGGGGTGAATTTCCACGCCCGCCGCGCGGGCCTCGTGGAACAGTTCGGCATAGGCCGGGTCGATGTAGTCCGCCGGGCCGAAGCAGCGTCCGTCGGGTCGCTGGATGAGGTAGAACCCGGCGGCGCGTTCCCCGCGCGCCACGATATCCATCATTTCGCGCAGGTGCTTGGCCCCGCGTTCGGTGGCGGCATCGGGAAAGGCGGCCACGTCGTCCTCCACCAGCGTCACGTTCTTGCATTCCACCCACAGGGTGGGCAGGCCGGGGCCGTCCAGCCGGGCGTCCAGCCTGCTTTCGCCACGCCTGGCCTCGCGCCGCAGGGTGGTGTACCCGGCGGCCCACGGCAGCCGCCCGGCGTGGAAGGCCGCTTCCAGTAGCCGGTTGGGGACGGAGGTGTTCACCCCCACCCAGAAGCCGCGCGGGCCGTCGCCGTCGCAGCGCACCAGTTCCTGGGTGTATTTCAGCTTGCGGTCCGGGTTGGGCGCAGGCGATGCCAGCACCGCAGCGCCGGGGCGCATCAGCCCCAGCATGGACCCGGAATTGTTGCTGTGCACCCACAGGGGTGCGCCATCCACTTCCAGTTCCACGCTGAACCGCTTTACCCGCCGCACGAAGCGCCCAACGATGCAGCCGAGCGGAAACGGCAGCAGCGGCGCGCCGTAGCCCGCCGTGCCCATGATCGGCAAATCGTCCTCCATGTTGTCCCCCGCCGTGCCCGTGGCTCCGGTCATCCGTTCCCCTTCACGACCGTTACTCGCGGAACGCTCGGCACTGCTGGCGCCACCGGGCACGTTCCCGCCCCCGGCCCGCGCGCCTGCGGCTTTCCCTTTTCCACGGCGTTTTCCGTCGCCCGACATCGCCATTCCTTACGGCAGGTTGGCGCATGGTACGCGCCGTGCGCCACGGCACGGCCAGCTGCCCGCGCATCCTGCCGGTATGTTTTGATGTTTCCGCAATTTACAGTCGCCCCGTAAGCTGGTAACCAGCCGCCGAGAGCAGACGCGCCCAACGGCCCGCCCTGCCGCACGATGTTCTCATGCGCGCCCGCCGTGCCACCCGTGCCTTTCGTGCCTTGCGCATCACGTGGCACGCAGGCGGCAGCGCACCCCATACCACGCGAACAGGACGCACCGTAATGAGAATCTCCGACCGTCTCACCCGCATCAAGCCCTCGGCCACCCTGGCCGTCAACGCCAAGGCGCTGGAGCTCAAGGCCAAGGGCGTGCAGGTGGTCAGCCTTGCCGTGGGCGAGCCCGACTTCCCCACCCCGGAACACGTGCGCGAGGCGGCCAAGACCGCCATCGACCAAGGCTTTACCCGCTATACGCAGGTGCCGGGCATTCCCGAACTGCGTCAGGCGGTGTGCGGCTACTTTGCCCGCTTCTACGGGGTGGAAGCCCCCATGGAAGCCACGGTGGTCACCAACGGCGGCAAGCAGGCCTTGTACAACCTGTTCCAGTGCCTGCTCAACCCCGGCGACGAGGTGCTGGTGCCCGCCCCCTACTGGGTGAGCTACCCCGCGCTGGTGGAACTGGCGGCCGGCGTGCCGGTGTTCGTGGCGTCCCCGGCGGAGCGCGGCTTCAAGGTCACGCCGGAAGAGCTGGACCGCGCCGTCACCCCCAAAACCCGCGTGCTGCTGCTGAACTCGCCCTCCAACCCCACGGGCGCCTGCTACAGCCGCGCGGAAACCGACGCCATCATGGAATGGGCCATCGCCCGCGACCTGTTCGTGGTGTCGGACGAAATCTACGACCGCCTCGTCTACGAACCGGCGGAAGCCGTCAGCGTATGCGACTGGTGGGAACGCCACCCCGAGAACGTGGCGGTGGTCAACGGCCTGGCCAAGACCTTTGCCATGACCGGCTGGCGCGTGGGCTACGCCCTGGCCCACCCCGACCTGATAAAGGCCATGACCAAGATCCAGGGCCAGTCCACCTCCAACATCTGCTCCGTGGCCCAGAAGGCGGCGCTGGCCGCCCTTACCGGCCCCTACGACGCGGTGGAGGAAATGAAGAAGTCCTTCCGCCGTCGGCGCGACCTGGCACACGGCATTGTTTCCTCGTGGCCGGGCGTGGTCTGCCCCAAGCCGGACGGCGCCTTCTACCTGTTCGCGGACATGCGCGCCCTGTTCACCCCGGCCCTGCCCGATTCGGCCAGCCTGTGCACGCACATCATGGAACAGGCCAACGTGGCGCTGGTGCCCGGCGTTGCCTTTGGCGACGATGCCTGCCTGCGCTTCTCGTACGCTGTGTCGGACGACACCCTGATGATTGCGCTGGACAAGGTGGCCAAGGTTCTCTTCGGATAACATCCTGCGTTGCCGCACCGGCCTCGCCCTTCGCTGAAAAGTACGATATGACGGCGGCATGTCCCGCGCGGCTCGCGCACGCGACCGACCGGGGCATGCCGCCGCTTCGCTGGCCCCGCCCGCGCGACGGCGAGGTGCCCCCCATATTCCACGTCGCGCCCCGCGCGGCCACGCCGCGCATCACCGGCACGCACGCCATGGGCCTTTTCTCCGGCCCGCAAGGAGCATGACCATGCCCCAGCCCCATCGCCTCGACTGGACCAACGCCTGGCCCGCCGCGCCGCTGGGCCGCCTGACGCCCGACGCCGCCGCCATCCACGACCTGCACAAGGGCGAAATGGCCCACCGCCTGAAGGTGGAACTGGCCGCCGGGCACCTGCCGTTCATCGACATGCCCTACCGCGACGCGCTGGAGGCGGGCCTTGCCGCGTTGCAGCCCACCCTTGCCCGCTACCGCCACATGGTGCTGCTGGGCATCGGCGGTTCCGCGCTGGGCGCGCGGGCGCTGCAACGGGCGTTCTTTCCGCAGCAGGACAGGCCCGGCCATGACGGCCCGTGGCTGTGGATAGCCGACAACGTGGATGCGGACACCATGGAGGCCTGGTTCGCCAACCTGCCGCCGGAACAGACCATCGTGGTGGCTGTCAGCAAGTCGGGCGGCACCATCGAGACGCTGGCGCAATACTTTCTGGCCAAGGAGTGGCTGCGTGAAACGCTGGGCAACGCCTGGCGCGAGCACATGCTGGTGGTCACCGACGAGAAGGCCGGGTTCCTGCGGCAGGAAGCGCTGACCGAGGGCCTGCCCTCGCTGCCCGTGCCCGACCATCTGGGCGGGCGCTATTCGGTGCTGTCCGCCGTGGGTCTGGTGCCCGCCGCGTTCATGGGGCTGGACTGGCGCGGGCTGCTGGACGGCGCGCAGGCCGTAGGGGCCCCCCTTGTGGCCGATCCGGCCCACGCCCTGCCCGGCCACCCCGCGTGGCAGCTGGCCCTGTGGAACATGGCCCTGGCCGATGCCCGTTACTCGCAGCTGATCTTCTTCTGCTACGTGCCGCTGTGGGCGCCCTTCGGCCCGTGGTTCGCCCAGCTGTGGGCCGAAAGCCTGGGCAAGGAAGGCAAGGGCACCATGCCCCTGCCCGCCGTGGGCGTGACCGACCAGCACTCGCTGCAGCAGATGTTTCTGGACGGCCCGCGCGACAAGGGCTGCCTGTTCCTGACCTGCC
Above is a window of Nitratidesulfovibrio sp. SRB-5 DNA encoding:
- a CDS encoding pyridoxal phosphate-dependent aminotransferase, with protein sequence MRISDRLTRIKPSATLAVNAKALELKAKGVQVVSLAVGEPDFPTPEHVREAAKTAIDQGFTRYTQVPGIPELRQAVCGYFARFYGVEAPMEATVVTNGGKQALYNLFQCLLNPGDEVLVPAPYWVSYPALVELAAGVPVFVASPAERGFKVTPEELDRAVTPKTRVLLLNSPSNPTGACYSRAETDAIMEWAIARDLFVVSDEIYDRLVYEPAEAVSVCDWWERHPENVAVVNGLAKTFAMTGWRVGYALAHPDLIKAMTKIQGQSTSNICSVAQKAALAALTGPYDAVEEMKKSFRRRRDLAHGIVSSWPGVVCPKPDGAFYLFADMRALFTPALPDSASLCTHIMEQANVALVPGVAFGDDACLRFSYAVSDDTLMIALDKVAKVLFG
- a CDS encoding glucose-6-phosphate isomerase — its product is MPQPHRLDWTNAWPAAPLGRLTPDAAAIHDLHKGEMAHRLKVELAAGHLPFIDMPYRDALEAGLAALQPTLARYRHMVLLGIGGSALGARALQRAFFPQQDRPGHDGPWLWIADNVDADTMEAWFANLPPEQTIVVAVSKSGGTIETLAQYFLAKEWLRETLGNAWREHMLVVTDEKAGFLRQEALTEGLPSLPVPDHLGGRYSVLSAVGLVPAAFMGLDWRGLLDGAQAVGAPLVADPAHALPGHPAWQLALWNMALADARYSQLIFFCYVPLWAPFGPWFAQLWAESLGKEGKGTMPLPAVGVTDQHSLQQMFLDGPRDKGCLFLTCPGLPQGRTFPADLPDKWAFLKGRRFGELLDAEGLGTRMALASQGTPLVELRMGSTGEAAAGRLMGLLELATLFTGWLMNINPLDQPAVELGKRLANARLGAPGYPAEEADLAAFLGRAEQSQEF
- the sfsA gene encoding DNA/RNA nuclease SfsA is translated as MEDDLPIMGTAGYGAPLLPFPLGCIVGRFVRRVKRFSVELEVDGAPLWVHSNNSGSMLGLMRPGAAVLASPAPNPDRKLKYTQELVRCDGDGPRGFWVGVNTSVPNRLLEAAFHAGRLPWAAGYTTLRREARRGESRLDARLDGPGLPTLWVECKNVTLVEDDVAAFPDAATERGAKHLREMMDIVARGERAAGFYLIQRPDGRCFGPADYIDPAYAELFHEARAAGVEIHPHRALVGMAGVDIGCEMAVVGK